DNA sequence from the Pedobacter schmidteae genome:
GCTACTTCGACCCGCTTACAGATTACGGATTCAAACGCTTGTTTGGCAGTGAGCCCGATAAAGACATTATGATCGATTTCTTAAACGCCTTATTTGAAGGTGAAAAAGTCATTGTCGACATCGTTTATAGCCCCACAGAACACAGCGGCGAAGTCGCCAAAGAGAAAAAAGTACTCTTTGACCTGACCTGCACAGGCCTTGATGGGGAAAAATTCATCCTCGAAATGCAGCGTGCCGACCAGAAATTTTTTAGCGACAGATGCGTATTCTACATGTCCAGGCTCATTAGCGGGCAATTGCCAAGAGGCAGTTCCGATTGGGACGTTCCGCTAAAAGAAGTATACCTGATAGGTATTATGGAGTTCCAGTTCAACAACATCAATGACAACTATCTGCATCATATTGCCCTGATGAACAAAGATACAAGCAAGGTATTTTACAAAGGCATGGGCTATAAGTTTTTAGAATTACCTAACTTTGATAAGAAGGAAAGCGAATTGGTGACCGATCTGGACAAATGGTTTTATCTTTTAAAGAACCTGAGTCGTTTGGACAAGATTCCTGATTTCATGGACAAAAGGGTGTTCCAGAAAGTATTTAAAATTGCGGAAATGAGTAAAATGACCAAAGAAGAACGTGAACAATACTATTCGGATGTGAAAGCAAAATCTGACTGGAATGCCGGTATTCGTTACGCAGCGGAAAAAGCCAAGGCAGAAGGCCAGAAAGAAGGTGAATATAAAAAAACTTTAGAAATAGCCCTCGAGATGAAAAAAGAAGAACTTTCGATTGAACAAATTATCAAAATCA
Encoded proteins:
- a CDS encoding Rpn family recombination-promoting nuclease/putative transposase; protein product: MTKIKDNRYFDPLTDYGFKRLFGSEPDKDIMIDFLNALFEGEKVIVDIVYSPTEHSGEVAKEKKVLFDLTCTGLDGEKFILEMQRADQKFFSDRCVFYMSRLISGQLPRGSSDWDVPLKEVYLIGIMEFQFNNINDNYLHHIALMNKDTSKVFYKGMGYKFLELPNFDKKESELVTDLDKWFYLLKNLSRLDKIPDFMDKRVFQKVFKIAEMSKMTKEEREQYYSDVKAKSDWNAGIRYAAEKAKAEGQKEGEYKKTLEIALEMKKEELSIEQIIKITKLSAEEIEALKQDP